One Pararhizobium sp. IMCC3301 DNA segment encodes these proteins:
- the pheT gene encoding phenylalanine--tRNA ligase subunit beta, whose product MKFTLSWLKDHLDTSASLDEIVDALTMIGLEVEAVDDRARFKPFTIAKVLTAEQHPDADKLRVLSVDTGSGTPVQVVCGAPNARAGLIGAFAGPGTYVPGIDLTLGTSSIRGVESSGMMCSERELELSDNHEGIIDLPEDSLTDAPVGSSFAAYAGLDDPVIEIAVTPNRPDCLGVYGIARDLAAAGLGTLKDGSIAAVEGKGACPVSVSLEFSDTEPLCPAFGLRLISGIQNCTSPQWLRQRLTAIGLRPINALVDITNFITFDRGRPLHVFDADKVNGDLVVRRGKDGEEIVALDGKSYQVNPDICVIADDKELESIAGVMGGEASGCSQDTTNVLIESALWEPLNIARTGRDLGIHSDARFRFERGVDPAMMLPGLELATRMVLEFCGGEPSNVLLAGAVPAPAKTVDFPYSDIQRLTGLDVPRQRTNAILESLGFPVSGSGDSVQVSVPSWRPDVDGKADIVEEVMRIVGVNEIAHRPIERGDHVQGPILTLRQTRERRARRALASRGMMEAVTWSFLAKDQAEAFGGGQRELALANPISSDLSDMRPSLLPNLISALQRNGDRGINNLALFEVGQIFTGDQPDAQKTGATGVRRGAMQLTHEGRDWRGAARNVDAFDAKADAFGVLAELGAPVANLQVVAEAPAWYHPGRSGRIQLGPKQIFGTFGELHPAILKQFDVDGPVVGFEIILENLPAPRAKTTRTKAALDLPELLPVSRDFAFVVSSDVSADKVLKAARSADKKLIRNVAIFDVYEGGRMEPGQKSLAIEVTLQPRDKTLTDEDISAVSAAIVASVEKATGGRLRG is encoded by the coding sequence ATGAAATTCACCCTCTCCTGGTTGAAAGACCATCTCGACACCAGCGCATCGCTGGATGAAATCGTCGATGCGCTGACGATGATCGGACTGGAAGTGGAAGCGGTCGATGACCGCGCCCGGTTCAAGCCTTTCACCATTGCCAAAGTGCTGACTGCCGAACAGCATCCCGATGCCGATAAACTGCGCGTGCTGTCAGTGGATACCGGCTCCGGTACACCGGTTCAGGTTGTGTGCGGCGCGCCCAATGCCCGCGCCGGGCTGATCGGGGCCTTTGCCGGTCCCGGCACCTATGTGCCCGGAATTGACCTGACGCTTGGCACATCCAGCATTCGCGGCGTGGAAAGCTCCGGAATGATGTGCTCAGAACGCGAGCTGGAACTGTCGGACAATCATGAGGGCATCATTGATCTGCCCGAAGACAGTCTGACGGATGCGCCGGTCGGATCTTCCTTTGCCGCCTATGCCGGGCTGGATGATCCGGTGATTGAAATTGCCGTGACGCCAAACCGGCCGGATTGCCTGGGTGTTTACGGCATTGCCCGCGATCTGGCCGCTGCCGGTCTTGGCACACTCAAGGACGGCAGCATTGCCGCCGTTGAAGGCAAGGGCGCGTGCCCGGTGTCGGTTTCGCTGGAATTTAGCGACACCGAGCCCTTGTGCCCAGCCTTCGGCCTGCGCCTGATCAGCGGCATTCAGAACTGCACATCGCCGCAGTGGCTGCGACAGCGCCTCACAGCCATCGGTCTGCGGCCAATCAACGCGCTGGTGGACATAACCAACTTCATTACTTTTGATCGTGGCCGCCCGCTGCATGTTTTCGATGCGGATAAGGTAAATGGTGATCTGGTGGTCCGGCGCGGCAAAGACGGCGAGGAAATCGTCGCACTCGATGGCAAGAGCTACCAGGTCAATCCGGATATCTGCGTCATTGCCGATGACAAGGAGCTGGAGTCCATTGCCGGGGTGATGGGCGGCGAAGCCAGCGGCTGTTCGCAAGATACCACAAATGTGCTGATTGAATCGGCGCTTTGGGAACCCTTAAACATCGCCCGTACCGGACGGGATCTCGGCATCCATTCCGATGCCCGCTTCCGGTTCGAGCGCGGCGTTGACCCGGCGATGATGCTGCCCGGTCTTGAACTGGCAACCCGGATGGTGCTGGAATTCTGTGGCGGCGAGCCAAGCAATGTGTTGCTCGCCGGTGCGGTTCCGGCACCGGCCAAGACCGTGGATTTCCCCTATTCCGACATCCAGCGACTGACCGGCCTTGACGTGCCGCGCCAGCGCACCAACGCCATATTGGAAAGCCTCGGCTTCCCGGTGAGCGGCAGCGGCGATAGTGTCCAGGTGTCGGTGCCCAGTTGGCGGCCGGATGTCGATGGCAAGGCCGATATTGTCGAAGAGGTGATGCGCATTGTCGGGGTCAATGAGATTGCGCACCGCCCGATTGAGCGCGGCGACCATGTCCAGGGCCCGATCCTGACACTTCGCCAGACCCGGGAACGCAGGGCCCGGCGGGCATTGGCCTCCCGCGGCATGATGGAAGCTGTGACATGGTCGTTTCTGGCAAAAGATCAGGCTGAAGCCTTTGGCGGCGGTCAGCGGGAACTGGCACTGGCCAATCCGATTTCCAGCGATCTGTCGGATATGCGGCCCAGCCTGTTACCCAATCTTATCAGCGCGCTGCAGCGCAACGGTGATCGCGGCATCAACAATCTCGCGCTGTTTGAAGTTGGGCAGATTTTCACCGGTGACCAGCCGGACGCGCAGAAAACCGGTGCAACCGGGGTTCGACGCGGGGCCATGCAACTGACCCATGAAGGCCGTGACTGGCGCGGTGCGGCACGCAATGTCGATGCATTCGACGCCAAGGCGGATGCCTTTGGCGTGCTCGCCGAACTGGGCGCACCGGTGGCCAATCTGCAAGTGGTGGCAGAGGCTCCGGCCTGGTATCATCCCGGCCGTTCGGGGCGTATTCAACTGGGGCCAAAGCAGATTTTCGGAACCTTCGGAGAGCTGCACCCGGCCATCTTGAAACAATTCGATGTGGACGGGCCGGTGGTCGGGTTTGAGATCATTCTGGAGAATCTGCCGGCACCGCGGGCCAAGACTACGCGCACCAAAGCCGCGCTTGATCTGCCCGAACTGCTACCGGTTTCGCGCGATTTTGCCTTTGTCGTCAGCTCCGATGTGAGCGCCGACAAAGTCTTGAAAGCGGCAAGATCCGCCGACAAGAAGCTGATCCGGAATGTCGCGATCTTTGATGTTTATGAGGGCGGGCGCATGGAGCCGGGGCAGAAATCCCTGGCGATTGAGGTGACCTTGCAGCCGCGCGACAAAACCCTGACCGATGAGGATATTTCAGCGGTCAGCGCCGCCATTGTCGCCTCCGTTGAAAAGGCCACCGGCGGCAGGTTGCGCGGTTAG
- the pheS gene encoding phenylalanine--tRNA ligase subunit alpha: MSDLDTLKQSVLSDIAAAADEAKLEAVRVASLGKKGSISEAMKSLGRMDVEERKIMGPALNALKNEVADAIAARKDILEADALEQRLATERIDITLPVPAGPAERGRIHPVSQVVDEITAIFADMGFSIAEGPDIETDYYNFTALNFPEGHPAREMHDTFFFNPKEDGERLLLRTHTSPVQIHTMKAEEPPIRVVIPGRTYRCDSDQTHTPMFHQIEGLVVDKTSTVGTMKWVLAEFCKAFFEVPEVDMRFRPSFFPFTEPSLEVDIRCDRSGDNVKIGQGDDWLEILGCGMVHPNVLKAGGLDPDEYQGFAWGMGIDRIAMLKYGMPDLRAFFDADARWIEHYGFRPLDLPTLFGGLSRV; the protein is encoded by the coding sequence ATGAGTGATCTGGACACATTAAAGCAATCCGTATTGTCTGATATTGCGGCAGCGGCAGATGAAGCGAAGCTGGAAGCGGTGCGCGTTGCCAGCCTTGGCAAGAAAGGCTCCATTTCCGAGGCGATGAAGTCTCTTGGCCGGATGGATGTCGAGGAGCGCAAAATCATGGGCCCGGCCCTGAATGCGCTGAAAAACGAAGTCGCCGATGCGATTGCCGCGCGCAAGGATATTCTGGAAGCGGACGCTCTTGAACAGCGCCTTGCCACCGAACGTATCGACATCACCCTGCCGGTGCCGGCCGGCCCGGCGGAGCGCGGCCGCATTCATCCTGTGTCCCAGGTGGTGGACGAAATCACCGCGATTTTTGCCGATATGGGATTTTCCATCGCTGAAGGCCCGGATATTGAAACCGACTATTACAATTTCACGGCGCTGAATTTCCCCGAAGGCCATCCGGCGCGGGAAATGCACGATACATTCTTCTTCAATCCGAAAGAGGATGGCGAGCGTCTGTTGCTGCGCACCCATACCTCGCCGGTGCAGATCCACACCATGAAGGCCGAGGAGCCGCCGATCCGGGTGGTCATACCGGGCCGCACCTATCGCTGTGACAGCGATCAGACCCACACACCGATGTTCCATCAGATCGAAGGTCTGGTGGTCGATAAAACCTCGACGGTGGGTACCATGAAATGGGTGCTGGCGGAGTTCTGCAAAGCCTTTTTCGAAGTTCCGGAAGTTGATATGCGCTTTCGCCCCAGCTTTTTCCCCTTCACCGAACCGTCGCTGGAAGTCGACATTCGCTGCGACCGCTCCGGCGACAATGTGAAAATCGGCCAGGGCGATGACTGGCTGGAAATTCTGGGCTGCGGCATGGTGCATCCCAATGTGCTGAAAGCCGGTGGTCTTGATCCCGATGAATATCAGGGCTTTGCCTGGGGCATGGGGATCGACCGGATTGCCATGCTGAAATACGGCATGCCGGATTTACGCGCCTTTTTCGACGCCGATGCCCGCTGGATCGAGCATTACGGTTTCCGCCCGCTCGATCTGCCGACATTGTTCGGCGGGTTGAGCCGCGTATAG
- the rplT gene encoding 50S ribosomal protein L20, translated as MARVKRGVTAHARHKKVIKAAKGYYGRRKNTIRVAKQAVEKAGQYAYRDRKTRKRNFRALWIQRINAAVREHGLTYGRFIDGLNKAEIAVDRKVLSDIAIHEPAAFKALVDKAQSALA; from the coding sequence ATGGCCCGAGTTAAACGGGGCGTTACCGCCCACGCCCGTCATAAAAAAGTTATCAAAGCTGCCAAAGGTTATTATGGCCGCCGCAAGAATACCATCCGCGTTGCCAAGCAGGCAGTGGAGAAAGCCGGTCAATACGCCTATCGCGACCGCAAAACCAGAAAACGCAATTTCCGCGCCTTGTGGATTCAGCGCATCAACGCTGCTGTGCGTGAACATGGCTTGACCTATGGTCGATTTATCGACGGCCTCAACAAGGCCGAGATTGCTGTGGATCGCAAAGTTCTGTCTGACATTGCCATTCATGAGCCTGCTGCTTTCAAAGCTCTGGTGGACAAAGCGCAATCCGCGCTCGCCTGA
- the rpmI gene encoding 50S ribosomal protein L35 has translation MPKMKTKSGAKKRFKVTSSGKIKVAQAGKRHGMIKRSKKFIRQARGTTVLCAQDARIVKKFLPYA, from the coding sequence ATGCCCAAAATGAAGACCAAATCGGGTGCGAAAAAGCGCTTCAAGGTCACTTCGAGCGGAAAGATCAAGGTTGCGCAGGCCGGCAAACGCCATGGCATGATAAAACGCAGCAAGAAATTCATCCGTCAGGCGCGGGGCACCACGGTGCTGTGTGCCCAGGATGCTCGTATCGTGAAGAAATTCCTTCCTTACGCCTAA
- a CDS encoding phosphopentomutase, whose translation MARVFLIVMDSFGIGGAPDAAAFGDEGSNTLGHIAEQCARGGGDRDGLRAGPLQLPNLDRLGLGAAAKLSTGRRPAGLDYSGPIDAAWGVGREISTGKDTPSGHWEIAGLPVPFSWGYFPDTEPCFPDELIAAIVEQAGLPGILGNKHASGTAIIEELGEAHISSGKPIFYTSADSVLQIAAHESHFGLDRLYQLCQIARELTYDLVIGRVIARPFNGESAAEFERTGNRRDYAIEPTEDTLLDRLKAAGRQVIGVGKISDIFAAKGITKSIKASGNPALFEAMMEAETLAGDGDLVFVNFVDFDMLFGHRRDVPGYAAALEAFDAMLPRFIGQMQAGDMAIITADHGCDPSWTGTDHTREQVPILAFGPDIAPLEIGVRTSFADMAQTVAAHLGIAPGKHGRKFL comes from the coding sequence ATGGCGCGGGTGTTTTTGATTGTCATGGACAGTTTCGGCATTGGCGGCGCGCCGGATGCTGCCGCCTTCGGCGATGAAGGGTCAAATACGCTGGGACATATCGCCGAGCAGTGTGCCAGAGGCGGCGGTGACCGGGACGGCCTGCGCGCCGGGCCACTGCAACTGCCCAATCTGGACCGGCTGGGGCTTGGTGCAGCAGCAAAATTATCGACCGGGAGGCGCCCTGCGGGACTGGACTATTCCGGGCCCATTGATGCGGCCTGGGGTGTGGGACGGGAAATTTCCACCGGCAAGGACACGCCTTCCGGGCACTGGGAGATTGCCGGACTGCCAGTGCCATTCAGCTGGGGCTATTTTCCCGACACCGAACCGTGTTTCCCGGACGAACTGATTGCCGCAATTGTGGAGCAAGCCGGTCTGCCCGGTATTCTGGGTAACAAGCATGCCTCCGGGACAGCGATTATTGAAGAGCTTGGTGAAGCGCATATCAGCAGCGGAAAGCCGATTTTCTACACGTCGGCGGATTCAGTGCTGCAGATTGCAGCCCATGAGAGCCATTTTGGTCTCGACCGGCTGTACCAACTTTGTCAGATTGCCCGTGAGTTGACCTATGATCTGGTCATAGGCCGGGTTATTGCCAGACCGTTTAACGGCGAAAGCGCGGCCGAGTTCGAACGCACCGGCAACCGCCGCGACTATGCCATCGAACCCACCGAAGATACATTGCTTGACCGCCTGAAAGCCGCCGGCCGGCAGGTCATCGGAGTGGGAAAAATCTCCGATATCTTTGCCGCGAAAGGGATTACGAAATCCATCAAGGCGAGCGGCAATCCGGCCTTGTTCGAGGCGATGATGGAGGCGGAAACCCTGGCCGGGGACGGCGATCTGGTGTTCGTCAATTTTGTTGATTTTGACATGTTGTTCGGCCATCGCCGCGACGTGCCAGGCTATGCGGCGGCGCTGGAAGCGTTCGACGCCATGCTGCCGCGCTTCATCGGGCAGATGCAGGCGGGAGATATGGCGATCATCACTGCCGATCATGGCTGCGATCCGAGTTGGACCGGCACGGATCATACACGCGAACAGGTTCCGATCCTGGCCTTTGGGCCGGACATAGCACCACTGGAAATCGGTGTGCGCACCAGCTTTGCCGATATGGCCCAAACCGTGGCCGCGCATCTTGGCATTGCGCCGGGCAAACATGGCCGTAAATTCCTCTGA